Proteins co-encoded in one Natronorubrum daqingense genomic window:
- a CDS encoding nucleoside triphosphate pyrophosphohydrolase family protein yields MSTGNASSGTERCIGCGSEIEGDGFYGQGDVKPEGLEGLGDGESVPVSELFGFNDGPYCTLECSLEADTDSDDDLEIRADGGTSSSGTGRKEVLRGAVEVWGEDLQIQIAIEELSELTTELARRQRGRESYSATVEEIADVQLCLDQLKLMYNPEQVEMAEQDKLERLKRRVERDRDE; encoded by the coding sequence ATGTCGACGGGAAACGCTTCGAGTGGAACTGAGCGCTGTATTGGCTGTGGTTCCGAAATCGAAGGCGACGGATTCTACGGACAGGGTGACGTGAAACCAGAAGGCCTCGAAGGTCTCGGGGATGGTGAATCCGTGCCCGTTAGCGAACTGTTCGGATTCAACGACGGGCCATACTGTACGCTCGAATGCTCACTCGAAGCGGACACTGACAGTGACGACGATCTCGAGATTCGAGCCGACGGCGGCACGTCCTCGAGCGGTACTGGGCGGAAGGAGGTGCTTCGTGGGGCAGTCGAAGTTTGGGGAGAAGACCTCCAGATCCAGATCGCCATCGAAGAATTGAGCGAACTGACCACGGAACTCGCGCGCCGACAGCGAGGCCGCGAGAGCTACTCTGCGACCGTCGAAGAGATCGCAGATGTGCAACTCTGTCTGGACCAGCTAAAGCTCATGTACAACCCGGAACAGGTCGAGATGGCCGAACAGGACAAACTGGAACGGTTGAAGCGGCGCGTGGAGCGTGATCGCGATGAGTAG